A region of Zeugodacus cucurbitae isolate PBARC_wt_2022May chromosome 5, idZeuCucr1.2, whole genome shotgun sequence DNA encodes the following proteins:
- the LOC105210031 gene encoding uncharacterized protein LOC105210031, with product MAAEKDKHVSVTHFINPQLFWFHEISVPNPAYHEIKELEDQLEQYYQSHQPWTQAIRKPAVDMLVAVKFLSWHKMIRARVEHIANFSKNTQGGEFIMWAIDYGFPFQTKSEQIFRLPDKLSHTVKHIRRGGLADLTPAEKDFDFRMNCAVTSVKENWSQRACELMDKLLNESESVVFVEKFETDQHAWGDLIVTTHLGYKCNMRDYLIGISLAVEAGPNFRETCLNLKATKILPWMTNSGNSKFSANKGFLCEGKVRDDKKLQQIVNTGLDAYAKKKVEDWCTRNELANLQETADFEEDILLDSVKFDDSVSNKDFEVCTLNIADTGELTKKHANGDDFEMNRVVKTFEKLLSDEESVNSIGNCEMTEQKLGMAGTLTRSLEKKYGKKELPPIPKIIDFDVSADSEKELYKENVKPHEKEKLLSGVESLVSVKTGVSRKQKLLEKRKQLNNKQTDETITHNKPEEVSLQLAHNKNSNNLIDLKSNASTTVESDIDSSLRKSALEKSENSNFNVSVVSASVTNSRVKRHLLNRQRASMQQEETTTDSTSTNETTPQTTTVASKRMEYLRKQRLEKLKAQKSENLKEESSAEEPIPKTQEQAPSNKLIEKQAVPPATAKPSAHIGRLLSLRKKVREEKPDSYFELTNTRLRPAAETLKESNTFHGLRMIPAGFDLTNLNHYKDEKNHWHRKASTRFDYMPHDADVAVMEKEDSPQYKDHQNNKAIETQANTTTKHASILDTTVPELHEDPMDLRITAESKSKESTTSEELSPYSSSNFSSPPAPKKYGRYRSLKTPAQQMNKIDEILRSAYDEKAGGNSDILDLDNFNSSGCKDESDTTELYSADDGTNGCTTTDNEDVDFEHNTTSNKRSLIQNRLLKKLTAQQEHLKQIEDKLTNELHAPKPETFRIHLPEVKELRIVEGEHKLKTKFIDHLVLAHSNVPLTALTSIREAFFLKEIHDEMENMRVTKLYRIQAYAWPHLLRGNSMFVVNPHKTGKTWSYLPAICSLVAYRIQSGRLVDTYGPVAIILQPTSAHVEVVQNYCKRLLLGVRPTVTTVASYGVRNAIDAKIQLLNSCGILVATPASLLRLLRDNEKESLIDIERLKHLVIDDLDLMLSRSQADIELVLKSLFKLSKPSKGSAKAAAIWQLVVTSRDWDSLLVALMRKSNQPLLLIGDFLEAAVYGRVMISIKLCPSERKINTILEFIEQNSLENERILVLCNSDDDVYEVVDALTTSAYVCIAYDSHASADVRTIIEEWRKKKVMSSRILVCADSSFPELQIQNVSHVIHYSMPTSWTKFTARFSALAQTYDNYVSTNFDMPTGIDRPTARSLILLDEENSMQLPRLMDFMKKHDQLKFIHPDILAVSKRVLVEREEARILQAARMCPYVLEFGECDEPRCEFRHNLTRFDAIAKKDNIPTNGDMRILILKVFSPTHYAARLLQQRSANSSKWHDIRRSKEVCNFSMQLNLHYLKQENWNLHWPLHIGDLCVYKYLDTYQRARILELPEVTNTALIKAVKLTLKLIDEGSIISSVKSDELYVCDARFKDFPAQAINIRLSGVVPFDNERSWDTKSTKTVQKWIMTDIKKNECVHVSINFTLIDTIWVNNVIVMEQLAQMGQYVYRVNLKRSLMEKNIADVCDSKRQGIREIAEELGLLAYDDEADMLSDSEGEFKSFSENDMSNLIKFSSNDDTADSAKLQQVEKDAANMQEVKKTKDADDVEDWDAQLNDNEKNDNEIYLPLQTTIKIETDATATYTTTAQEATDNNNISTDILTSTMAKETWLELPLEQIVKVEIGNEDENGNWSDIYLQNIDTEHLDKFDALLALINKHIVKMKNKPAMPFPASWFKPMQNCIIHYDDRYLRAKLYGIFSNSTTPNAATSTIYRFFLCDYACFVMAKPDELYKDFLYPTTNEIVTFTPYQAVHCRLAGINFNKFAKRFKVSKDYLFAYAVKPSDCALSATIADFNINSYEILLYENETEENLQTLELFNTKLIDNGVATADDTDEDFLQKHTRVPRASKDLCNFDELLQCIQRSFELEMGELDSASTKTPLQAIEPAKQQAVGSFAEFQESISKPLGKYKPLKSKSIPATSGSDEEPLLSSTKTSSSTSDTNATLNSTSTALDTTSTSTNAPTPPPALQAKHKRPQVSWYDTDCFIYLVIHAPDIDDYYLEVTADTLIFCANIQEVPHALVLNFIGLVEPALVSHEIRGLNVVVRLVKGVFMKWPRLLQQTLRYPWLTYNLNALDLAEVEQLLPQQQLEMILQKTATLNQHDSYSSDEDSDDERNLFQTFTPIVNSEDLHDPTVELL from the exons ATGGCTGCGGAAAAGGATAAACATGTCTCTGTGACGCACTTCATTAATCCGCAACTGTTTTGGTTTCACGAAATTAGCGTGCCCAATCCCGCTTATCATGAAATCAAAGAGCTGGAAGATCAACTCGAACAATACTATCAGAGCCATCAACCATGGACACAGGCGATACGCAAGCCGGCAGTTGATATGCTGGTAGCTGTAAAATTCCTATCCTGGCATAAAATGATAAGAGCACGTGTTGAACATATtgcaaattttagtaaaaatacgCAAGGTGGTGAATTTATAATGTGGGCCATTGATTACGGCTTTCCATTTCAAACAAAATCTGAACAAATATTTCGTTTACCTGACAAGTTATCGCATACAGTGAAACATATACGACGCGGAGGATTGGCCGACCTAACACCGGCCGAGAAAGATTTTGACTTTCGCATGAATTGCGCCGTGACGAGTGTCAAGGAGAATTGGAGTCAACGTGCATGTGAGTTAATGGACAAACTACTGAACGAATCGGAGTCGGTTGTGTTTGTTGAAAAGTTTGAGACCGATCAACATGCATGGGGTGATCTGATAGTGACTACGCATTTGGGTTATAAATGTAATATGCGTGATTATTTGATTGGCATAAGTTTGGCCGTTGAAGCTGGACCGAATTTTCGTGAGACATGTCTAAATTTAAAAGCCACCAAAATTTTGCCCTGGATGACAAATAGTGGTAATAGTAAATTTAGTGCAAATAAGGGTTTCTTGTGTGAAGGTAAAGTGCGTGATGATAAAAAGCTGCAACAAATAGTTAACACCGGATTGGATGCTTATGCAAAGAAAAAAGTCGAAGATTGGTGTACCAGAAATGAGCTAGCCAACCTGCAAGAAACCGCAGATTTCGAAGAGGACATTTTGCTGGACAGTGTCAAATTTGACGATTCAGTGTCGAATAAAGATTTTGAAGTTTGCACCTTAAATATTGCTGACACCGGGGAACTTACTAAAAAACACGCGAATGGTGACGATTTTGAAATGAATCGTGTTgtgaaaacatttgaaaaactACTGAGTGACGAGGAATCGGTAAATTCTATAGGTAATTGTGAAATGACTGAACAGAAATTGGGCATGGCGGGTACATTGACGAGATCACTTGAGAAAAAGTATGGTAAAAAGGAATTACCGCCaataccaaaaattattgattttgatGTGAGCGCAGATTCCGAAAAGGAGctatataaagaaaatgtgaagccacatgaaaaagaaaaattgctCAGCGGTGTTGAATCATTAGTATCGGTGAAAACCGGAGTTTCGCGGAAACAAAAGTTGCTGGAAAAACGCAAACAGCTCAACAATAAACAAACTGATGAGACAATTACACACAACAAGCCGGAAGAGGTGTCGCTACAACTAGCACATAACAAGAATAGTAATAATCTTATTGACCTAAAATCCAATGCAAGTACTACGGTGGAATCTGATATTGATAGCTCATTG cgaaaatcTGCACTTGAGAAAAGCGAAAACAGTAATTTTAATGTTAGCGTCGTTTCTGCAAGCGTTACCAATTCGCGCGTAAAACGACATCTACTCAACCGTCAGCGTGCGTCGATGCAGCAGGAAGAGACTACCACTGACAGCACATCCACCAATGAAACTACACCACAAACCACAACCGTTGCATCCAAACGCATGGAATATCTCAGAAAg cAACGTTTGGAAAAGCTTAAAGCGCAAAAGAGTGAAAATCTCAAAGAAGAGAGCTCCGCTGAAGAACCCATTCCCAAAACGCAAGAACAAGCACCCTCAAATAAGTTGATTGAAAAACAAGCAGTGCCGCCAGCTACTGCTAAGCCCAGCGCGCATATTGGGCGTTTGTTGAGTTTACGCAAAAAG GTTAGGGAGGAAAAGCCAGATTCTTATTTCGAATTAACCAATACACGTTTACGTCCGGCTGCTGAG ACTCTCAAAGAAAGCAACACCTTTCATGGTTTGCGCATGATACCGGCCGGCTTTGATTTAACAAATCTAAATCACTACAAAGACGAGAAAAATCATTGGCATCGCAAGGCGAGTACGCGCTTTGATTACATGCCCCACGATGCGGATGTGGCAGTAATGGAAAAGGAAGATAGTCCACAATACAAGGATCatcaaaacaacaaagcaattgAAACTcaagcaaacacaacaacaaagcacgCCAGTATTTTAGACACAACAGTGCCGGAATTGCACGAAGATCCAATGGATTTGCGTATAACTGCGGAGTCGAAAAGCAAAGAGTCTACTACGTCAGAGGAGCTGTCACCCTACAGCAGTAGCaa TTTTTCAAGCCCCCCGGCACCGAAGAAATATGGACGCTATCGCTCATTGAAAACGCCCGCACAACAAATGAATAAAATCGATGAGATACTACGTTCGGCATATGATGAAAAAGCCGGCGGGAATAGTGACATACTCGATTTGGACAATTTCAATTCGAGCGGTTGTAAAGATGAATCCGACACCACCGAGTTATATTCGGCCGACGATGGCACCAATGGCTGCACTACAACGGATAATGAAGATGTTGATTTCGAACACAATACTACATCCAACAAACGTTCACTCATACAAAATCGTTTGCTGAAGAAGCTGACAGCACAACAGGAACATTTGAAGCAAATCGAAGACAAATTAACTAACGAACTGCATGCACCGAAACCCGAAACATTTCGCATACACTTGCCCGAAGTTAAAGAGCTGCGCATTGTTGAGGGTGAACACAAGTTGAAAACGAAATTCATCGATCACTTGGTGTTGGCGCATTCGAATGTGCCACTCACAGCGCTCACAAGCATAAGGGAAGCATTCTTTCTAAAGGAAATACACgatgaaatggaaaatatgcGTGTCACAAAGCTATATCGCATACAAGCCTACGCCTGGCCGCATCTGCTACGTGGCAATTCAATGTTTGTTGTGAATCCACACAAGACGGGCAAGACTTGGAGTTATTTGCCGGCCATTTGTAGTCTCGTTGCTTATCGCATACAAAGTGGTCGTCTCGTCGATACGTATGGGCCGGTAGCCATTATTTTACAACCGACCTCGGCTCATGTGGAAGTCGTGCAGAATTATTGCAAGCGTTTACTGTTAGGCGTACGTCCGACAGTGACAACAGTTGCCTCGTATGGTGTGCGCAATGCGATTGATGCTAAAATTCAATTGCTCAACAGTTGTGGCATTTTAGTGGCAACGCCGGCTAGTTTGCTGCGTTTGTTGCGTGACAATGAGAAGGAATCGCTGATTGACATCGAGCGTTTGAAGCATTTGGTCATCGATGATTTGGATTTAATGCTTTCGCGTTCACAGGCGGATATCGAATTGGTGTTGAAGTCCTTATTTAAACTATCCAAACCCAGTAAAGGTTCAGCGAAAGCTGCAGCGATTTGGCAATTGGTGGTGACGTCACGCGATTGGGATTCTTTGCTTGTGGCGCTGATGCGTAAATCCAATCAACCGTTACTTCTAATTGGTGATTTCCTTGAAGCCGCCGTTTATGGCAGAGTTATGATATCCATCAAGCTGTGTCCAAGTGAGCGCAAGATCAACACCATTTTGGAATTCATCGAACAGAATTCGCTTGAAAACGAACGCATACTAGTGCTGTGCAACAGCGATGACGATGTCTATGAGGTAGTGGATGCGCTAACCACTTCGGCGTATGTCTGCATTGCCTACGACAGTCACGCTTCAGCAGATGTGCGCACAATAATCGAAGAGTGGCGCAAGAAGAAG gtTATGTCATCGCGTATACTAGTCTGCGCCGACTCCTCGTTTCCGGAGTTACAAATACAGAATGTGTCACATGTCATACACTATTCAATGCCCACCTCTTGGACCAAATTTACAGCACGCTTCTCCGCTTTAGCGCAAACTTATGATAATTATGTGAGTACGAATTTCGATATGCCCACCGGCATTGACCGTCCGACAGCGCGCTCACTCATACTGCTTGATGAGGAGAATAGCATGCAATTGCCGcgtttaatggattttatgaagAAACATGatcaattgaaatttatacatCCCGACATTTTGGCCGTGTCCAAACGTGTCTTGGTCGAGCGCGAAGAGGCGCGTATTCTGCAAGCCGCACGCATGTGTCCTTATGTCTTGGAATTCGGTGAATGTGATGAACCGCGCTGTGAATTTCGACATAACCTCACTCGTTTCGATGCCATCGCCAAAAAGGATAATATACCGACAAACGGCGATATGCGCATACTCATATTAAAG GTCTTCTCACCTACACACTATGCTGCACGTCTACTGCAACAACGTTCAGCCAACTCTAGCAAATGGCATGATATTCGACGCTCTAAGGAGGTCTGTAATTTCAGCATGCAATTGAATTTGCACTATCTGAAGCAAGAAAATTGGAATCTACACTGGCCGTTACACATCGGTGATTTGTGTGTCTACAAATACTTGGATACCTATCAACGTGCGCGTATACTTGAGTTGCCAGAGGTGACAAATACCGCGCTTATTAAGGCGGTAAAGCTGACTCTCAAGCTAATCGATGAGGGCAGCATTATATCGAGCGTTAAATCGGATGAACTATACGTTTGCGATGCTAGATTCAAAGATTTCCCCGCACAAGCCATTAATATACGCCTATCCGGCGTCGTGCCCTTCGACAACGAACGCTCGTGGGACACTAAGTCCACCAAAACGGTGCAGAAATGGATAATGACCGACATAAAGAAGAATGAATGTGTGCATGTGAGCATTAATTTCACGCTAATCGATACAATTTGGGTGAACAATGTGATTGTGATGGAGCAACTGGCGCAAATGGGACAATATGTCTACCGTGTGAACCTGAAACGTTCACTAATGGAGAAAAATATAGCCGATGTATGCGATAGCAAGCGGCAGGGTATACGTGAAATAGCCGAAGAGTTGGGTTTGTTGGCGTATGACGACGAAGCAGACATGCTCAGTGACTCTGAGGGTGAATTCAAGAGTTTCAGTGAGAATGATATGAGTAATCTCATAAAATTCTCCTCGAACGATGATACCGCCGACAGTGCGAAGCTACAGCAAGTAGAGAAAGATGCAGCAAACATGCAAGAAGTGAAGAAAACTAAAGACGCGGATGATGTGGAGGATTGGGATGCGCAGTTGAATGATAATGAGAAGAACGATAATGAG ATTTATTTACCGCTACAAACAACAATTAAGATCGAAACAGATGCAACGGCCACATACACAACAACAGCGCAGGAAGCAACGGACAATAACAACATTTCAACAGACATACTAACCTCTACAATGGCTAAAGAAACCTGGTTGGAATTGCCTTTAGAGCAAATTGTTAAAGTGGAAATCGGTAATGAGGATGAGAATGGCAACTGGAGTGATATTTACTTGCAAAACATCGACACCGAACATTTGGATAAGTTCGATGCACTACTGGCGTTGATTAATAAACACATCgtcaaaatgaaaaacaagcCGGCAATGCCGTTCCCCGCCTCGTGGTTCAAACCAATGCAGAATTGTATAATACATTATGATGATCGTTACTTGCGCGCTAAATTATATGGCATTTTCAGCAATAGCACTACACCAAATGCCGCAACTTCAACAATTTATCGTTTCTTTTTGTGTGATTACGCCTGCTTCGTCATGGCTAAACCGGATGAGTTGTACAAGGATTTCTTATATCCAACCACCAATGAGATTGTGACATTCACACCCTATCAAGCCGTACACTGCCGGCTAGCAggcataaatttcaataaatttgcaaaacgcTTTAAAGTCAGCAAAGATTATCTATTCGCGTATGCAGTAAAGCCGAGCGATTGTGCATTATCGGCCACTATAGCGGATTTCAATATAAACTCATATGAAATACTGTTGTATGAGAATGAAACGGAGGAAAATCTTCAAACGTTAGAATTGTTTAACACTAAATTAATAGATAATGGTGTTGCCACTGCGGATGATACAGACGAAGATTTTTTGCAAAAGCATACACGCGTACCAAGAGCGTCTAAGGATTTATGTAATTTCGATGAGCTCTTACAATGCATACAACGTTCCTTTGAGTTAGAAATGGGTGAGCTAGATAGTGCGAGCACTAAAACACCGTTACAAGCAATTGAACCGGCTAAACAGCAAGCGGTCGGAAGTTTTGCAGAATTTCAAGAGAGCATTAGCAAACCGCTTGGTAAATATAAACCATTAAAATCGAAGTCCATACCAGCCACAAGCGGCAGTGATGAAGAGCCACTACTATCGTCCACCAAAACATCAAGCAGCACTAGCGATACCAATGCCACGCTTAACTCAACCTCCACCGCTTTGGACACAACTTCAACATCGACAAATGCTCCTACGCCACCACCGGCATTACAAGCGAAACACAAACGTCCGCAAGTCAGCTGGTACGATACAGACTGTTTCATTTATCTCGTTATACATGCGCCCGATATTGACGATTACTATCTAGAGGTAACAGCAGATACATTGATATTCTGCGCCAATATACAAGAAGTGCCACATGCATTAGTGCTCAACTTTATCGGTTTAGTTGAGCCCGCATTAGTTTCACATGAAATACGCGGCCTTAATGTGGTTGTGCGTTTGGTTAAGGGTGTTTTTATGAAATGGCCACGTTTGTTGCAACAAACGTTGCGTTATCCGTGGCTTACGTACAACTTGAATGCGTTAGATTTAGCCGAAGTGGAGCAATTGTTGCCACAACAGCAATTAGAAATGATACTACAAAAGACAGCCACACTGAATCAACACGACAGTTATAGCAGCGATGAGGACTCTGATGATGAGCGCAATTTATTCCAAACCTTTACACCAATAGTAAATAGTGAGGATTTGCACGATCCCACTGTGGAGCTACTTTGA